Part of the Prionailurus bengalensis isolate Pbe53 chromosome B3, Fcat_Pben_1.1_paternal_pri, whole genome shotgun sequence genome is shown below.
GGCCCCGAGACACATCCCCTAACTCTGAGACTTCCACATCGACCACTCACAGTGTCTGTGGTGAGCAGGGGCAAACTTGGCGGAAGTGGGGCCTAAACTACCCTGCCCTTGTCCAGAGTCCTTTGTGCATGGGGCTGTGTCTGCCCTGAGGACTCCATAGCTCCTAGACCTCAGAGGTTCATGGTATAGCAGGAACCCAGGACACGGGCCACATAAAATGACCTTGACCTTTCCTTGAACTCCAAGCCTATTCTCCACACCCTTACTCCTCATGGAACCAGCTCACATCCTGCCCCACAGGTGGCTTCTCCGAGACCTATGCTGCCCTGTGTGACTACAACGGACTGCACTGCCGTGAGGAGGTGCAATGGGTACGTTGGGCAGGGACCCAGCAGGCGGGCAGGTGGGAcccagagggagggggcaggggaggaggggagcaggtgtGAGCCAGTTCCACCTCTCCAAGGATGTGGACACCATCTATCATGCCGAGGATAACCGGGAGTTCAATCTTTTGGATTTCAGCCACTTGGAAAGCCGGTAAGCAGATGGAGCAGAGACTCAATCCCCCCATTCCAGCCTCAGCCTCCAGGCTCCCTCTTCTGATCCTACCTACAGCCCCAACTCTatctccccaaccccacccccctttGCCTTCTACCCATCTAGACTTTCCCCAGTCCATCACCCCATCCTTAAACTCTTCTTTCCTGCCCCAAACACCAGCTCACCACTTTCCTGGCCCTTCAATCTCCCCACAGAGACTTGGCCCTAATGGTGGCAGCCCTGGCCTACAACCAGTGGTTCACCAAACTCTACTGCAAGGATCTGCGGCTGGTAGGGACTacgaggggtgggaggaggggctggagagtAGTGCCCTCTCTGGCTCCTGATCACAAAACCTCCTCTGTCCTCAGGGCTCTGAAGTGTTAGAACAGGTGCTACATACCCTGAGCAAGTCGGGGAGCCTCGAAGAGCTGGTGCTGGACAATGCCGGGCTTAAGACGTGAGgccagcctcctccctgggcAGTGGTGCCCCAGTGATGTAGTCTTAGGGTCCCAGAACATCAGAGCATGATACGGGTCCCCAAGCTATCTCCTCCAGCTCTttactttacagaaaaaaagactaaGGCCCAACAAGGGCACAAAGCAGGTCAATGGTCAAGCTGGGACTCAGACCTAAGTCTCCTAGCCCCCCAGCTCCATGGCCTCTCCCAGTATGCTCCATGCCCTATCCTCTTCCATCAACTACCCAATGGGGTGGACTGCTCTAATCTCAAGGACCCAAAGCTAGGCTTTGTTTCGGCACAACTTCCCAGGTACTTCATAGTGATGGCAAGCTTCCTGGCAGGCCCCAAGCTCATCCCCACCTATGGAGGCCTCTGACCTTTGCAGCCCCAACCAGGCAGGcaggtggaggaagaggggaagtcCGGGGCTGGGACAAACAaatccttcctccccttccctgaagGGACTTTGTCCAGAAGCTGGCCGGGGTGTTTGGGGAGAACGGGAGCTGTGTGCTGCATGCCCTCACTCTGTCCCACAACCCCATCGAGGACAAGGGTGAGCCCCAGCCCTGAATCCTACCCCCACCACAATATAGACCCCTGCcctagcccagagcccaactggggCCGAACAGGGGCTCTCCAGCCTGATGCCAGCCCTTGCCCCAATACTGCTGTCCTTGACCCCGGGCCTGTACCTCCTTCAAGCCCCCCTCTGACTCTGCACCACCTATGCCCACTGCACAGCCTCTCACTGGGcccatttctctctctactcccaGGTTTCCTCAGTCTGAGTCAACAGCTCCTCTGCTTCCCCACTGGTCTCACCAAACTGTGCCTGGCCAAGACTGCCATTTCCCCTCGAGGTACTTGCACCAGGACCCCTGACCTCTAACCTCCTCCAGCACCCTCTGGATCCTCGAGTCCCAGAGGTGTACCTACCCATTCACACAGCATCCTGGGGAtctgaggaagggaaaggagacacacttgggggctggggggaagagTTGTGTGgaaggggaagaggtggggatgggggccaACCCAGCCCAGTGCCCGCTGTGCTCAGGGCTCCAGGCACTGGGCCAGACCTTCGGGGCCAACCCAGCCTTTGCCAGCTCCCTTCGATACCTGGACCTGAGCAAGAACCCTGGGCTGCTCGCCACAGATGAGGCCAATGTGAGTCCGTGGAACCTAGCTCAAGCCCCACAGAAGCACACTCAGGTTTCAGGACCCGGGAGTCTCTGCCCTATAGCTTGGGGGTGGTGGGGCTCTATCACCTCTTCCCTGGCAGCCCCTCTGTCCTTATTCCCAGGCCCTCTACAGTTTCCTGGCCCAGCCTAATGCTCTGGTGCACCTGGACCTGGCAGGAACCGACTGCGCCATTGACTTGGTGAGGGGTCGGTGATGGGAGAACCAGCCTGAAGTGATTTAGGGAGGCCAGAGTGGCCCCTGTCTCATCGCCCCTGCCTTGAGTGGACAGAGCTGTCAGGATGACTCCAAGTTCAGCTGAATTATAAAGCAAAGCCCACAGCTCACACCTGTGGGGCACGCTATCCCGGTCACTGCCCAAGGTTGTGCTGGCTGTCCCTAAAAGCCAGCCCTCCCTCCATTCCCCAGCTGTGCTCCTGGCTGAATCCACCAAGAGGAAAGGATTCTTCCCCTGACTTGAATAAGGCACCTTATGAGCCCCTAATGGCTCGCTCTGGCTTTACACATTCACTGCCTGTGAGCCGCTCCGCCACCCCTGGGGGTCAAGCAGGGAGTAGACCCACTTTCCACagagtggaaactgaggcattaAGAGGCAAAGTGGGCATTCATAGAAGGGATCACACTGACTGCCAAGGGTGAAGAGCCAGGACTTTGATAGGGAGGGAGGAGTCCTtgccagcccctcccagcccatGTGAGACCCACCATGTCTTTCCCCACAGCTTCTGGGAGCCCTGCTCCATGGCTGCTGCTCCCACCTAACCTACCTCAACCTGGCACGCAACAGCTGCTCCCACAGGTGGGAGCACAAAGGGCACAAGGAGGGATGGGGTGAGCCATGGGCATCCCCCTCCCTTGCTGACCCCAGGAGTCTCTGCAGGAAGGGCCGAGAGGCCCCGCCGGCCTTCAAGCAGTTCTTCAGCAGCACCTACACACTGAGCCACGTCAACCTGTCGGCCACGAGGCTGCCCCTGGAGGCCCTCAGGTCGGGTGGGTGCAGGGTTGGGGGGCGTCCAAGAGGGAACCATGAGAGAAGAGGGTGAGGGGTAGAGGTGGGCCTGCTGACCTTCCTCCCACAGGGCACTGCTCCAGGGCCTCTCCCTCAACAGTCACCTCAGTGATCTGCACCTGGACCTCAGCAGCTGTGAGGTGAGCCCTTGGTCACCTAACGCCCACTGCCGGTCCCCCACCCAGTCGCCTCATTGTTCATTTCTCCAATGGCTCCATCTTACCTCTGTGCTGCGCCTCTGTGACCCCCAGACCCGACCAAACCTCCACTTTCCCTTCTCAGTGTGTCATCTGTGTCCCTCTTTTCCAGAGGTCATTTTCAGCCTCCAGTATGCCCCCTGAAAGCTTTGGGGTGGGAGATACCAGACTTTCCCACCAGAGGGCAGGAGCGAGCTATCTCCGGAGCAGCAGTCTGGAGATATTTCTGGctaaagggaggaagggagagagcccTAGGAAAGGATCTGGTGGAGAAAGGACCTCCTGATTTTACACCTGAGACCTAGCATGGCCATGAGTCCTGGTGTGACTAATCTCTAAGCATTAaaggtgcccccacccctgccttccccaccccaccctcaccgtGTTCCTGCAGCTCCGCTCAGCAGGAGCCCAGGCTTTGCAGGAGCAGCTGGGGGCTGTCACCTGTGTGGGCAGCCTGGATCTGTCAGACAATGGTAAGTAGGGACACTTCCATTCCTGAGGACCAATGGGGCCAGGGACCTGGGGCACggccccctcaccccctgccgCCCTCAGGCCTCAAAGCCAGACCTCTCCCATCTATTGGCCAGGGTTCGACTCGGACCTCCTGACACTGGTGCCCGCACTTGGCAAGAACAAGTCCCTCAAGCACCTGTTCCTGGGCAAGAACTTCAATGTCAAGGCCAAGTGAGGTCCCCTCCCCATACCCACAGACCTCACTCCATCATCCACCTATCCTTTTGGCTCACTGTGTTACCTCTGGCCCCTCCCTGCTCAAATCACCTCCTGCTCCTCCAGTAGCATGaccccaacccctcccctcctgctctgaGCCCTGACTCCCCACAGGACCCTGGAGGAGATCCTCCACAAGCTGGTGCAACTGATCCAAGAAGAGGACTGTGTGAGTGACTGGGCTTGGGAAGGGATCCACAGTGGCAGGGGCTGCAGGGACTGGCTCAACCCCACTCTTGCCCACATAGTCCCTGCAGTCACTGTCAGTGGCGGACTCAAGGCTGAAGCTCCGCACCAGCATCCTCATCAATGCCCTGGGCAGCAACACCTGCCTGGCTAAGGTGGATCTGAGTGGCAATGGCATGGAAGACATCGGGGCCAAGATGCTGTCTAAGGCCCTGCAGATAAACTCCTCCCTCAGGTACGGTGCACACCTTGATCTCTGAACTGGAGTCCCAGtaccccctccacacacacacgcacgcacacgcacgcacgcgcgcgtcCTGCTTGCTGTGTTGCTCTGTAGCCCAGCTTCCAGAACACCTTCAGGCCCAGAACCACCTTGGAGTCAGCCTCATTAcccaggaaaggagggaggactCCAGAAGGGGGTGCATGCCTACCCCTAAAAAGGACCCAGAGGGAGGGGTAACCAGCTACTGTTCACTGTCTCCCTAGAACCATCCTATGGGATCGAAACAACACATCTGCCCTGGGCTTTCTGGACATCGCAAGGGCCCTGGAGAGGTGAGTGGAACAGAGCTCTGCCCTGACCCGAgccccagcctccctgggcctGCACCAAGCCTGCTACATTAGCCCCACACTGGTTCACTCAACTTGTTTGCAGAGATATGTTAGGAAAGGCCCAGGTGACGGAAACGGTTAGCAAGGAGAGTATGGAGAGCAAGGGCCTCTCCCCACCTTTCCCTAACCCAGCTGTGTCACTGTGCCTTACAGCAACCACACGCTGCGCTTCATGTCCTTCCCCGTGAGTGACATCTCCCAAGCCTACCGCAGCGCCCCGGAGCGCACTGAGGATGTCTGGCAGAAGGTAGAGGCCTCGGCAGGGTGGAACAGAAAGGGGCAGGGGCCAGCCCATATCCCAGgccctgacccctcccccccccatcgtCTCCAGATCCAGTGGTGCTTGGTGAGGAACAACCACTCCCAGACATGCCCTCAGGAGCAGGCCTTCAGGCTGCAGCAGGGCCTGGTGACCAGCAGCGCCGAGCAAGTAAACGTTTCCCTCTGGGACACGTGGGGCATGCATGGGGCACACAGGGCTCAGGTGTGATGTGATAGAGGGTGCACACACAAGGGTGGGGGCATGAAAGAGGCATTTTGTGGTGTCCACAGCTGGACTGAATGCATGGGAGAGCAAAAGACGGGACATTCAGAGTATGGCTTAAACATGAGAGAACGTGTGGGGGGCCCCAGACCAGGAGTCCCTGGGACTCCCCTGAGCATTCAAGGGCATcccaagaagagagaacaggCCATCCAGAGACACCACTACTACCCCATCAGTGCCAGCACCAGGAGCACTGCCCAAGGGGACCCAGAAATGGGATGCCTGGGGTCCCACCTGGGAAGATGAGGGTGCAAGGATCCCCCCCGCTGACACTTCTGCCGACTGTGCTCCAGATGCTGCAGCGGCTGTGTGGCCGGGTGCAGGAGGAGGTTCGGGCCCTGAGGCTGTGCCCCCTGGAGCCTGTGCAGGATGAGCTGCTTTATGCTCGGGACCTGATCAAGGACGCCAAAAACTCACGGGCGGTGAGCCCTCCGCAGCCCCACCCTCCTTCGCAGTCCGAGAGCCCAGGAAGGCCGGCCACACTACCCCAGGAGTATCCGCGCCCTGACCCATGCATCTGtcctcccagcccagggcccccaAGGACCTGGTCAGGCCCGATTCTGACCTTCTGATGATAGCCTTTTCCTTCTGCAGCTGTTTCCCAGCCTCTATGAGCTGGGCCATGTGCTGGCCAATGACGGGCCTGTACGGCAGAGGCTGGAGTCAGTTGCCAGTGAGGTGTCCAAGGCTGTGGACAAGGAACTGCAGGCAAGTCCTGAGGGAAGAAGCCCAGTGTTGACCAAGGCTCAAAGCTGAGGGCTGAGGTCAGCATGGGGAAATTACTGGgaacaggaaggaaaggcagagttGAAGCCATCCACACTCCCGATGTTTCTGGCTTTGCTAGAAAACAGGGCTTGGGTTTTTTCTGTTAGCTTCCACGTTGACCCCTGAACTCTGACCTCTCCCCTGTCCATATGGCAGGATGGAAGGAACACTTACCAGGATGTGGGGAAGCCTGAATGTCCCAGGCTCTGCTGGTAACCAGCCCCAGAACGTTGGTGGGCCCCTTAGTCTCACCATGGGGGGCTGGAATAGACAGGCTAGAGTCTCTTCCAGTGTGGTGCCAGCCCTGAccctgcgccccgcccccccccccggggctctggcctcccctccccccatactAGGTGATCCTGGAGTCGATGGTCAGCCTTACACAGGAGTTATGTCCTGTGGCCATGCGAGTGGCTGAGGGACACAACAAGATGCTGAGCAATGTGGCTGAGCGCGTCACTGTGCCCCGGAACTTCATCCGAGGGGCGCTGCTGGAGCAGGCAGGACAGGACATTCAGAACAAGCTGGAGTGAGAAGTGGAGGGGGTTGGCACTGGGAAGGGGCTGGATTTGTCCCAGAGCACTTAGGAACCTGGGGCCCAGCTACAGCAATGAATAATGAATGGCATAATCTCCATTACAAGGGATAAATCTTTAACTAACTGCAACCTTGCTATTTAGGGTCTAACTGGTCTTTGCCCTAGAAATCTAAGTGCTGAGCCTGGGTTTAGGAGCCTGGCAGTGCATATGtaggtgtacacacacactcagccaCACACATCCACCAAGAATGGCCTCCCAGAAACAAAGCACAGCCTCCTCGGAGGCATGGACAAAATCGATgtgagtaggggtgcctggactATGCTCTGCCCTCACTCAGTTCTCGTGTTCCCCTCCAGTGTTCTCTCATCCTAGGTGCCACTGCTCACCAAAGCAAAGGAATATTATCACTCATATCCATGAAGTGGCCAGCTCAAGAAGAGCCAGTTTCTGGGCTTCCAGCAGAGACCAGAAGGGTTCACTCAGCACCCCAATTTACCCAGCTCTGTTCCACTGGAACTCCAGGAGCCTGGCCCAGAGCCCCTTTGCTCTTTCTCCTCAATTCCTCTTTGCCCACCCTCCCGATCTACACACACCTATGCGGGGTGTCAGTGGGTGGGACAGAGCATGCCTTTATGGAGACACAAGGGAGACCTAAGGTGCCTCCGTGGATGTCCAGGCCAGCTGCCCACTCCCTTAGGCACCTGGGGAAAGGCTTAGGGGCCAGGGAGCAGGATGACTGAGTAGTCCCACCTGTGCCCACAGTGAAGTAAAGCTCTCAGTCGTCACCTACTTGACCAACTCCATAGTGGACGAGATCCTGCAGGAGCTGTACCACTCCCACAAGAGCCTGGTAAGGCTTCTGAACCCCAGCCAGGCTCAGGCACACTCTCCACCCCACATCATCCCATCTCCCCCAACCAACCATCCCCCAAAGCCCCTGAAGGTGAGCAGCTTCCTTGGGAACCTGTTCACATCTGTCCTTCCCCAGGCCCGGCACCTGGCCCAGCTAAAGACACTATCAGATCCACCATCGGGGCCAGGCCAAGGGCAGGATCCGTCCTCCCGGGGCCGAGGCCGGAACCATGACCATGAGGAGACCACAGATGATGAACTTGGGACCAACATCGTGAGTGCCCCAACCTCCACTCCCCACCTTAAACTAGGTCCTGACCCTGAACCTGCAAAACACTGTCCCTGTCCATTTCTCTGGACTCCACTTTCCCCTGACACTGGGCCTGGTCTCATCCCCCAGCCCCAATCCAGCCCAGCCTCTTCCCTTGTCCCAATACCTCAGCCACCCAAAGAAAGTGAGGCAGGAAGGGCTCTAAAGAGAAGGCTTTATGAGGAATAAGAGGCTTCAGATGAGGCTCCTGGGACTTTCAACTTGGCTCCACCATTGGTTTTCATTTCTGCAGGACACCATGGCCATCAAAAAGCAGAAACGCTGCCGCAAGATCCGGCCAGTGTCCGCCTTCATTAGTGAGTCCCCAGCCTCAATTCTAATGTCCTCCAGGTCCCTACACCCTTCCCAAGCCCTGgcccctttctttttaattgtctttCCAGCCTGCTTTCTCCCTGTGCCTCTTGCTACTCCCTCTAATGCTGCTGTGCCCACAGGTGGGAGCCCTCAGGACATGGAAAGCcagctggggagcctggggaTCCCCCCTGGCTGGTTCTCAGGACTCGGAAGCAGCCAGCCCACAGGCAGTGGCTCCTGGGAGGGTCTATCCGAGCTGCCCACTCATGGCTATAAACTAAGGCATCAAACACAAGGCAGGCCTCGGCCCCCCAGGACCACACCTCCAGGACCTGGTCGGCCCAGTGTGAGTCCATAAGTCCTTGCAAAAGGACCAACACCACTTAGCAATGCCAGAGCCAGGGGTTCTAGCCTTAGGACCAAAATGCCAGAGACATCAGCCTTGGGGGATCAGGCAGGGGCCCAGGCAGGCCACTGAAAAGAGGATGGGATTAGCCAGTTTTCCCAGATAGGAAATCTGTCTGCCAGTCAGTGGCAGTTCCCATTTGGGTGAGGGATACAGCCAAGAGCCACCATGCCTAGGAAATGCCCAGGCAGACTGAAGTCTAAATTTTCATGGGGCCAACAAGAGGCAAGTCCGAGTCCAAAGGGGAAGGCCCTGAGTGAATGGAGGGAGTAGGGAGGACTTCCTGTTCCAGATGAGATACCCTACAGGACTTTCCTCCCAGCAGGTGCCAATAACTGGGACCCGACAGGAGAATGGGATGGCCACCCGCCTGGATGAGGGGCTGGAGGATTTTTTCAGCCGAAGGGTCATGGATGAAAGCTCCAGGTGTGGCACCTAGGCACAGTCCCATTTTCTGCAGGCCCAGAGGCCCTGAAGGGCTCCTTCCCAGCAGTCATGGAGGCCTCTCCAATGGCAGTGTCCCAAAGCCAGTCTCTCTGAAACATTTCCCCCACATTCTCGTCCTTCCCCACTCAGCCCTTAACTCCCATGTTCTCTGACTTTCCTCAGGACAGCTGGGAAGCATGGGGCCAGGGTGAACCACCATggtgggatggtgggggggggggggggtcacaacAGGCCCTGGGATGGGATGACAGTGGTAAGAGCCCTGGAGGGTATATTCTCTGTCACAGTCCTGCAGACTCCCCAGCACCTGTCCAGAAGAAACGGAGTCACTGGGAGAAGCTGAGAGaaggatggggggatgggggtgcctgggaggaaggagttgctggggagacagagggaaggagactgCTGGAGGATGACGGAGAAGGTGAGGAAGCCATGTCTCCTGAGACCTAAGTGGAAAGGGTTACGGGGCAGCAGGAGAGACTGGATGAAAGGAAAGTTGGAGGCTTATTAGACCCAGGGCTAGACTAACACTAGCACCAGCCTGGGCCCTGAGTGACCTCCACATCTGGCATTTTGCACCTGCCTGCGACTTTGTCAGTAACTCACCCCAACTCTGCTCAGCTACCCCCGGACTCTGCGGACCCTGCGGCCGGGCCTCTCAGAGCCGCCGCTGCCTCCACTCCAGAAGAAGAGACGCAGAGGCCTGTTTCACTTTCGCCGGCCCCGGAGCTTCAAGGGGGATAGGGGGCCAGGGTCCCCCACCACtgggctcctcctccctccacccccacccccacccccaactcaggAGAGCCCCCCAAGCCCAGATCCCCCCAGCCTTGGCAATAATTCCTCCCCCTGttggagcccagaggaggagagCGGCCCCCTCCCTGGATTTGGGGGGAGCCGGGGGCCTTCCTTCCGCAGGAAGATGGTAAGTGAGGTGAGGTGCTGTATCCTCCCCGGTTGCTGTTCCACACATAGCCCACCCACTTACCCTGTCCCAGGCAGTTAATGGGAAAATGACAGGACTCGAGGTTCTGGGGAACTTTGGTCTTCCCAATGGCCCCACTCCTTGAATGATCTAAGCCTGGTGACCCAGAGCATGCTGGGAGTGCTGCATGCaaagaaggacagaggaaggactcctcagaggaggggtggagggtcAGAGGGTTGCGGCAGGGCAATCCCAGGGCTGGGGTCTCAGAGGGGTAGGggccctccctcactcccttgcAGCCTATGGAGCCCCTTCTCCATCAGGAACTGCTTATAAACCCACGGCCTTGTTCCAGGGCACTGAGGGGGcggagccaggggaggggggcctggcCCCTGGGACGGCACATCAGCCAAGGGTCCATGGTGTTGCCCTTCCTGGGTTGGGAAGAGCCAAGGGTTGGAGCTTCGACGGGAAACGAGAGGTGAGGGGAGCCCAGGCACCCAAGTGTTTCTATGGATCCCTGTCTGCCTCCCTTCTGTGCCCTGTCCCTGCTTGGGCCAGTGGAGAGAGTGATTCTCTGGTGTTAGAAGGTGTTAGCTGCCAGTCTGCTCATTCCACACACTCACCTGCCGTGAAAGGCTGAGGAGGTCATTTAGCCTCCTGGAGCCTCTACCTCCCTGGAAAATGAGCAGTTGTAAAACTACTTACCTCTAGAGTTCTGTTTCTGAAAGTTTGGTGACTAGATTATCACCTTTATGACtgattttccccttccccacataCCACCTGGAttattattcacatatttttatttaaatcaactcACCCTTTTAACTTAGTCTTGTCCTAagcattatcattttttaaatcatgggcTTATTGTActagtcatgttttttttttctaccacacataaaataaacacataactGCTAAAATGACAACATGCTCATTCGTGTAAGCCGTTTCTTACACCCTCTAGGGTGGTAGGGGTGTGACTTTTGGGGGATAAGGGTCCAAATGTCCAGGGACTAATGCCATGAGAATGGCATGAGATGCTAGAGCAGAAGCCCCTTGTTAACTGCAGTCTCCATGTAGAGGGGACTTTCTTATGACCTGACTCAGCTATCCTTTCAGGGTACAGGCCCAGACCTGGAGGGCAGTGTCCAGGCTTGGCAGAAACGGCGCTCTTCAGACGATGCAGGTGAGACCGTCCCCCTCACTTCCTTCCCTTGACCCCTCTCTCAGGGGCCCCTTCTAATtcacctttccccttccccctttctcatctcctccctgcaccccaggGCCGGGAGCCTGGaagcccccaccaccaccccaaagCACCAAGCCAAGCTTCAGCGCCATGCGCCGAGCAGAAGCCACATGGCACATAGGTATGGAACGCCTCTTCTCAGGCAGCAGCACTGAAGGCCCAGGGTG
Proteins encoded:
- the CARMIL3 gene encoding capping protein, Arp2/3 and myosin-I linker protein 3 isoform X1; amino-acid sequence: MAKPSAELTRELQDSIRRCLSQGAVLQQHRVKLETKPKKFEDRVLALTSWRLHLFPLKVPAKVESSFNVLEIRAFNTLSQNQILVETERGLVSMRLPSAESVDQVTRHVSSALSKVCPGPGCLIRRGNADTPEGPRDTSPNSETSTSTTHSVCGGFSETYAALCDYNGLHCREEVQWDVDTIYHAEDNREFNLLDFSHLESRDLALMVAALAYNQWFTKLYCKDLRLGSEVLEQVLHTLSKSGSLEELVLDNAGLKTDFVQKLAGVFGENGSCVLHALTLSHNPIEDKGFLSLSQQLLCFPTGLTKLCLAKTAISPRGLQALGQTFGANPAFASSLRYLDLSKNPGLLATDEANALYSFLAQPNALVHLDLAGTDCAIDLLLGALLHGCCSHLTYLNLARNSCSHRKGREAPPAFKQFFSSTYTLSHVNLSATRLPLEALRALLQGLSLNSHLSDLHLDLSSCELRSAGAQALQEQLGAVTCVGSLDLSDNGFDSDLLTLVPALGKNKSLKHLFLGKNFNVKAKTLEEILHKLVQLIQEEDCSLQSLSVADSRLKLRTSILINALGSNTCLAKVDLSGNGMEDIGAKMLSKALQINSSLRTILWDRNNTSALGFLDIARALESNHTLRFMSFPVSDISQAYRSAPERTEDVWQKIQWCLVRNNHSQTCPQEQAFRLQQGLVTSSAEQMLQRLCGRVQEEVRALRLCPLEPVQDELLYARDLIKDAKNSRALFPSLYELGHVLANDGPVRQRLESVASEVSKAVDKELQVILESMVSLTQELCPVAMRVAEGHNKMLSNVAERVTVPRNFIRGALLEQAGQDIQNKLDEVKLSVVTYLTNSIVDEILQELYHSHKSLARHLAQLKTLSDPPSGPGQGQDPSSRGRGRNHDHEETTDDELGTNIDTMAIKKQKRCRKIRPVSAFISGSPQDMESQLGSLGIPPGWFSGLGSSQPTGSGSWEGLSELPTHGYKLRHQTQGRPRPPRTTPPGPGRPSQVPITGTRQENGMATRLDEGLEDFFSRRVMDESSSYPRTLRTLRPGLSEPPLPPLQKKRRRGLFHFRRPRSFKGDRGPGSPTTGLLLPPPPPPPPTQESPPSPDPPSLGNNSSPCWSPEEESGPLPGFGGSRGPSFRRKMGTGPDLEGSVQAWQKRRSSDDAGPGAWKPPPPPQSTKPSFSAMRRAEATWHIAEESAPNHSCQSPSPASQDGEEEKEGAQFPERTVPTRNAKLQDPPLASRPPKPVAVPRGRRPPQEPGGREEAEAGGAVLGMNKPRLRLGSQQDQEETEVQGPPDPGRRTAPLKPKRTRRAQSCDKLEPDRRQPPDPTAGTSEPGTD
- the CARMIL3 gene encoding capping protein, Arp2/3 and myosin-I linker protein 3 isoform X4 translates to MAKPSAELTRELQDSIRRCLSQGAVLQQHRVKLETKPKKFEDRVLALTSWRLHLFPLKVPAKVESSFNVLEIRAFNTLSQNQILVETERGLVSMRLPSAESVDQVTRHVSSALSKVCPGPGCLIRRGNADTPEGPRDTSPNSETSTSTTHSVCGGFSETYAALCDYNGLHCREEVQWDVDTIYHAEDNREFNLLDFSHLESRDLALMVAALAYNQWFTKLYCKDLRLGSEVLEQVLHTLSKSGSLEELVLDNAGLKTDFVQKLAGVFGENGSCVLHALTLSHNPIEDKGFLSLSQQLLCFPTGLTKLCLAKTAISPRGLQALGQTFGANPAFASSLRYLDLSKNPGLLATDEANALYSFLAQPNALVHLDLAGTDCAIDLLLGALLHGCCSHLTYLNLARNSCSHRKGREAPPAFKQFFSSTYTLSHVNLSATRLPLEALRALLQGLSLNSHLSDLHLDLSSCELRSAGAQALQEQLGAVTCVGSLDLSDNGFDSDLLTLVPALGKNKSLKHLFLGKNFNVKAKTLEEILHKLVQLIQEEDCSLQSLSVADSRLKLRTSILINALGSNTCLAKVDLSGNGMEDIGAKMLSKALQINSSLRTILWDRNNTSALGFLDIARALESNHTLRFMSFPVSDISQAYRSAPERTEDVWQKIQWCLVRNNHSQTCPQEQAFRLQQGLVTSSAEQMLQRLCGRVQEEVRALRLCPLEPVQDELLYARDLIKDAKNSRALFPSLYELGHVLANDGPVRQRLESVASEVSKAVDKELQVILESMVSLTQELCPVAMRVAEGHNKMLSNVAERVTVPRNFIRGALLEQAGQDIQNKLDEVKLSVVTYLTNSIVDEILQELYHSHKSLARHLAQLKTLSDPPSGPGQGQDPSSRGRGRNHDHEETTDDELGTNIDTMAIKKQKRCRKIRPVSAFISGSPQDMESQLGSLGIPPGWFSGLGSSQPTGSGSWEGLSELPTHGYKLRHQTQGRPRPPRTTPPGPGRPSVPITGTRQENGMATRLDEGLEDFFSRRVMDESSSYPRTLRTLRPGLSEPPLPPLQKKRRRGLFHFRRPRSFKGDRGPGSPTTGLLLPPPPPPPPTQESPPSPDPPSLGNNSSPCWSPEEESGPLPGFGGSRGPSFRRKMGTEGAEPGEGGLAPGTAHQPRVHGVALPGLGRAKGWSFDGKREGTGPDLEGSVQAWQKRRSSDDAGPGAWKPPPPPQSTKPSFSAMRRAEATWHIAEESAPNHSCQSPSPASQDGEEEKEGAQFPERTVPTRNAKLQDPPLASRPPKPVAVPRGRRPPQEPGGREEAEAGGAVLGMNKPRLRLGSQQDQEETEVQGPPDPGRRTAPLKPKRTRRAQSCDKLEPDRRQPPDPTGTSEPGTD
- the CARMIL3 gene encoding capping protein, Arp2/3 and myosin-I linker protein 3 isoform X3, coding for MAKPSAELTRELQDSIRRCLSQGAVLQQHRVKLETKPKKFEDRVLALTSWRLHLFPLKVPAKVESSFNVLEIRAFNTLSQNQILVETERGLVSMRLPSAESVDQVTRHVSSALSKVCPGPGCLIRRGNADTPEGPRDTSPNSETSTSTTHSVCGGFSETYAALCDYNGLHCREEVQWDVDTIYHAEDNREFNLLDFSHLESRDLALMVAALAYNQWFTKLYCKDLRLGSEVLEQVLHTLSKSGSLEELVLDNAGLKTDFVQKLAGVFGENGSCVLHALTLSHNPIEDKGFLSLSQQLLCFPTGLTKLCLAKTAISPRGLQALGQTFGANPAFASSLRYLDLSKNPGLLATDEANALYSFLAQPNALVHLDLAGTDCAIDLLLGALLHGCCSHLTYLNLARNSCSHRKGREAPPAFKQFFSSTYTLSHVNLSATRLPLEALRALLQGLSLNSHLSDLHLDLSSCELRSAGAQALQEQLGAVTCVGSLDLSDNGFDSDLLTLVPALGKNKSLKHLFLGKNFNVKAKTLEEILHKLVQLIQEEDCSLQSLSVADSRLKLRTSILINALGSNTCLAKVDLSGNGMEDIGAKMLSKALQINSSLRTILWDRNNTSALGFLDIARALESNHTLRFMSFPVSDISQAYRSAPERTEDVWQKIQWCLVRNNHSQTCPQEQAFRLQQGLVTSSAEQMLQRLCGRVQEEVRALRLCPLEPVQDELLYARDLIKDAKNSRALFPSLYELGHVLANDGPVRQRLESVASEVSKAVDKELQVILESMVSLTQELCPVAMRVAEGHNKMLSNVAERVTVPRNFIRGALLEQAGQDIQNKLDEVKLSVVTYLTNSIVDEILQELYHSHKSLARHLAQLKTLSDPPSGPGQGQDPSSRGRGRNHDHEETTDDELGTNIDTMAIKKQKRCRKIRPVSAFISGSPQDMESQLGSLGIPPGWFSGLGSSQPTGSGSWEGLSELPTHGYKLRHQTQGRPRPPRTTPPGPGRPSQVPITGTRQENGMATRLDEGLEDFFSRRVMDESSSYPRTLRTLRPGLSEPPLPPLQKKRRRGLFHFRRPRSFKGDRGPGSPTTGLLLPPPPPPPPTQESPPSPDPPSLGNNSSPCWSPEEESGPLPGFGGSRGPSFRRKMGTGPDLEGSVQAWQKRRSSDDAGPGAWKPPPPPQSTKPSFSAMRRAEATWHIAEESAPNHSCQSPSPASQDGEEEKEGAQFPERTVPTRNAKLQDPPLASRPPKPVAVPRGRRPPQEPGGREEAEAGGAVLGMNKPRLRLGSQQDQEETEVQGPPDPGRRTAPLKPKRTRRAQSCDKLEPDRRQPPDPTGTSEPGTD